AACCACAAACTACACAGGAACGAAAGCTCGCATCTGGCTGTGAGAGACGCCACTGTGACCGAGAAATATTCGACGAAGCCCGAGTGACCGTGTCTGTCGGCGACATCGAACAGCAGTGGTGTCCGCAATGTGTGCAAGACGAAATGGGACTCGATTACGCTGCGTACGAAAACGAACAAGAGTCCCCCATGCGATATATCTCAGCACAGACGGTTACTGCGTTTCTCGCAGGGGCAGCGATCATGCTCCTGATCAGTTCCATACTGATCGTGTGAGAGACGCCCTGTCTCTGTAGCTTCTTTTTTGCCCAACCAAGAACCGTAGGAGTTGTACTTCGGTCACGTACGTGCCACGTAGAGAAGGATAGTGAAATCCCGTTCAGCGATACCGATGCTAGCTACTTACCACAAAATGAGATATGTTATTCTATCCCAATGAGAATCGGCACTGGCTTCATAATGACGCACATCAAATTGTGGTATATGTACACAAACATCCTTGTCCCGACAGACGGAAGCGACCTCGCAGAACGCGGCCTTGAACACGGAATGGAACTTGCTCGAGAGCACGGTGCCCACCTCCACATCCTCTTCGTCGTCGACGAATCCGTTTACGGAAGTACACCCGCACTCAGCAGCTACGAGGCATTTCTAGACAAAATGGCCGACGATGCCGAAGACCTTGCAGAGGACTTCATCGAGGAGGCCACCGAGCAAGGTATCGACTCAACTATGTCAGTTCTTCGGGGCGTGCCTCACGAGGAGATCTTGAACTATACCCAAGAAAACAATATCGACGCTATCGTTATGGGCAAACGCGGAGCGGCCGGCGTTGGATACCCACACATCGGTTCAGTTACCGACCGCGTTATCCGAGAGGCAGAGGTTCCAGTT
This genomic stretch from Halogeometricum borinquense DSM 11551 harbors:
- a CDS encoding universal stress protein gives rise to the protein MYTNILVPTDGSDLAERGLEHGMELAREHGAHLHILFVVDESVYGSTPALSSYEAFLDKMADDAEDLAEDFIEEATEQGIDSTMSVLRGVPHEEILNYTQENNIDAIVMGKRGAAGVGYPHIGSVTDRVIREAEVPVIPV